A region from the Anomaloglossus baeobatrachus isolate aAnoBae1 chromosome 11, aAnoBae1.hap1, whole genome shotgun sequence genome encodes:
- the LOC142255827 gene encoding microtubule-associated serine/threonine-protein kinase 3-like produces MTLVQQAEEKSHSGELAFFKQLAQNVLYVLERVLERPEPEGDSENGEDTSILGPNTSQRNLNSDIIEDIVESANIDHGITETPIINIVESANIDHGITETPIINIVESANIDHGITETPIIDIVESANIDHGITETPIINIVESSNIDHGITETPIIDIVESANIDHGITETPKSNESASVLIESLAPERKPCKSDFKSSKLISSGAFGAVHLVHHKDTNQKFAMKKLDKQKLNKPEKFEWAFLERDILAFVDCPFVVSMFCSFTTKSHLCMVTEYVAGGDCASLLKTMGPFKVPLARMYIAETILAVEYLHSYGVVHRDLKPENLLITATGHIKVTDFGLSKIGLMRPTSNIYKAPTMNITKEFRDREMLGTPYYLAPEVLLRTGYGRPVDWWSVGIILHKFLLGFVPFQGETRAEIFDRILSDNINWKLYNSPPHIDAQNIITLLLKKRPSQRLGTRGANEIKGHPFLCNLDFANLLSERPQYVPQLQSDLDTSHFKIHSIRYKHTDSDEEDTSDEDNEWPESHNFVSSTQRFVNLCATHTRVMRNEDPEVPPESCFKDNKEKPSEIQKEPSHGTEGNNQHFTAGDSTSSSSELSEYQVKKSKKSILQLRKKQKSEKVEEVETRRGSIFRRFISSCRRGLSRAARTMFGCCCCGSRDFS; encoded by the exons ATGACTTTGGTACAACAGGCTGAAGAAAAATCCCACAGTGGAGAATTGGCCTTTTTTAAACAACTGGCCCAAAACGTCCTGTATGTACTGGAACGCGTACTGGAACGCCCG GAACCAGAAGGTGACTCTGAAAACGGAGAAGACACATCTATCCTGGGCCCAAATACCAGTCAGCGGAACCTAAACAGTGACATCATAGAAG ACATAGTTGAGTCTGCAAATATTGATCATGGAATAACTGAGACACCTATTATAAACATAGTTGAGTCTGCAAATATTGATCATGGAATAACTGAGACACCTATTATAAACATAGTTGAGTCTGCAAATATTGATCATGGAATAACTGAGACACCTATTATAGACATAGTTGAGTCTGCAAATATTGATCATGGAATAACTGAGACACCTATTATAAACATAGTTGAGTCTTCAAATATTGATCATGGAATAACTGAGACACCTATTATAGACATAGTTGAGTCTGCAAATATTGATCATGGAATAACTGAGACACCAAAGAGCAATGAATCTGCCAGT GTCTTGATTGAATCATTGGCCCCGGAGAGAAAGCCGTGTAAAAGCGACTTTAAATCATCCAAACTGATCAGCAGTGGAGCATTTGG GGCCGTCCACTTAGTGCATCATAAAGACACCAACCAGAAATTCGCGATGAAGAAACTGGACAAGCAGAAGCTGAATAAGCCAGAAAAATTTGAATGGGCCTTTCTGGAGAGGGACATCCTTGCATTTGTTGATTGTCCCTTTGTGGTCTCCATGTTCTGCTCCTTTACAACTAAATCCCATCTGTGTATGGTCACGGAGTATGTAGCAG GAGGAGATTGTGCCAGCCTATTGAAGACTATGGGTCCTTTCAAGGTCCCATTGGCCCGTATGTACATTGCGGAAACGATCCTGGCTGTGGAATATCTGCATAGCTACGGCGTGGTGCACAGAGACCTGAAGCCGGAGAA TCTTCTCATAACAGCCACTGGACATATTAAAGTCACAGATTTTGGGCTTTCAAAAATTGGGCTCATGAGACCAACATCAAACATCTACAAGGCTCCAACAATGAACATCACTAAAGAGTTCAGAGATAGAGAG ATGCTTGGCACTCCTTATTACTTAGCCCCAGAAGTCCTACTTAGGACGGGCTATGGAAGACCGGTGGACTGGTGGTCAGTAGGAATCATCCTACATAAATTTCTTTTAGGATTTGTTCCATTTCAAGGAGAGACTAGAGCCGAGATCTTTGACCGTATTCTCAGTG ATAATATAAATTGGAAATTGTACAATTCCCCTCCTCACATTGATGCTCAGAACATCATCACTTTGCTGCTGAAAAAACGTCCATCGCAAAGACTTGGCACAA GAGGAGCAAATGAGATCAAGGGTCATCCGTTCCTGTGTAACTTAGATTTTGCCAACCTTCTAAGTGAGAGGCCGCAGTATGTTCCTCAACTTCAGTCAGATTTGGACACGAGTCATTTTAAGA TTCACTCCATAAGATACAAACATACAGACTCTGATGAGGAGGACACAAGTGACGAGGACAATGAGTGGCCAGAAAGCCACAACTTTGTATCATCTACTCAGAGGTTTGTGAAT CTTTGTGCCACCCATACTAGGGTGATGAGGAATGAGGATCCCGAGGTGCCTCCAGAGTCCTGTTTCAAAGATAACAAAGAAAAACCTTCAGAAAT ACAGAAAGAACCTTCTCATGGAACTGAAGGAAACAATCAGCATTTCACCGCTGGAGACAGCACTTCATCCTCTTCTGAACTGTCAG